Below is a genomic region from Clostridia bacterium.
GCATATTAAAAAATAGGTATAATATGTTGACAGGCAATTTTTATGATGATAAAATATCCTAGTGTGTTTGTTATCTTCTTTTGATGATATACATTATGGAGGAGGAAGATAAATATGAAGGAAATCAAAGAAGTTCCTAGATCAAAAAGAATTATTGGAACTAAACAAACTAAAAAAGAAGTGGTTATGAATAGAGTAAAAAAAGTGTATGTTGCCAAGGATGCCGAGAATCATATAATAAGAGAACTTACAGAATTATGTAATGAAAAGCTTATACCTATTATTTATGTTGACACAATGAAGGAACTGGGTTCGATTTGTGGTATCCAGGTAGGCGCTGCTTCA
It encodes:
- a CDS encoding ribosomal L7Ae/L30e/S12e/Gadd45 family protein, with amino-acid sequence MKEIKEVPRSKRIIGTKQTKKEVVMNRVKKVYVAKDAENHIIRELTELCNEKLIPIIYVDTMKELGSICGIQVGAASAAILK